A window of Periplaneta americana isolate PAMFEO1 chromosome 7, P.americana_PAMFEO1_priV1, whole genome shotgun sequence contains these coding sequences:
- the LOC138702779 gene encoding uncharacterized protein has translation MWCLLLQYVARFGQHRWLLFCGSEATAANRTAFHAEECYGLVHVETCSDPREGGCMEQRRPCSYTCFTFARTAQTFLENVLCARVRDSQALDLTCEPAPAAGLLPSNDLAAPSTSGMRPLDETPPRQPTWCRLPSESESRVLTPTPDYDHPWSRTPSPMHIDWDTASTISAPASPSLWAAADLPSSGDDDVFTSGGEVEDASSSDGFEYFVADDTPSSDEGVVLSDADDRYSLREDGGQPHEYKSMTSRPNIDSKYAFFSSPLVYTLSTPWTTICSMRWSSGYGMHPLSHWSPWKLDSSQDALLDGVQCEDKVPCSGVESLNIEYNVGFPVNESNSYDMDKPGISSTSKYDQCT, from the exons ATGTGGTGTCTGCTGTTACAGTACGTGGCGAGGTTTGGGCAGCACCGCTGGTTGCTGTTCTGTGGATCGGAGGCCACAGCAGCCAATCGCACGGCCTTCCACGCGGAGGAGTGCTACGGGTTGGTACACGTTGAGACGTGTTCCGACCCGAGGGAGGGCGGGTGTATGGAACAGCGAAGACCCTGTTCGTACACCTGCTTCACGTTCGCCAGGACGGCTCAAACG TTCTTGGAGAACGTACTGTGTGCAAGGGTGAGGGACAGCCAGGCGCTGGACCTCACTTGCGAGCCGGCTCCTGCAGCAGGCCTCCTACCGAGCAATGACCTCGCCGCCCCCTCCACCTCCGGGATGCGGCCCCTGGACGAGACACCGCCACGGCAGCCGACGTGGTGCAGGCTGCCGTCAGAGTCGGAGTCCAGGGTTCTCACCCCAACGCCGGACTACGACCATCCGTGGTCGCGGACGCCGTCCCCAATGCACATCGATTGGGACACGGCGTCCACGATCAGCGCACCGGCGTCGCCATCGCTGTGGGCTGCAGCGGACCTGCCGTCGTCCGGTGACGACGACGTTTTCACCTCTGGTGGAGAGGTGGAAGACGCATCGTCATCGGACGGCTTCGAATACTTCGTGGCGGATGACACCCCGTCCTCTGACGAGGGCGTGGTGTTATCCGACGCTGACGACAGGTATTCGCTGCGTGAGGA CGGTGGGCAGCCACATGAATACAAATCAATGACATCACGCCCCAATATTGATTCCAAGTACGCCTTCTTCTCCTCTCCTTTGGTATACACTTTATCCACTCCTTGGACGACCATATGCAGTATGCGCTGGAGTTCGGGGTATGGAATGCATCCACTGTCCCACTGGAGCCCGTGGAAGCTGGACTCGAGCCAGGATGCACTTCTCGACGGTGTGCAGTGTGAAG ACAAAGTTCCCTGCAGTGGTGTGGAATCCCTGAACATCGAGTATAATGTAGGTTTCCCTGTGAATGAGAGCAATAGTTACGATATGGACAAACCTGGTATTTCGTCCACCTCTAAGTACGACCAATGCACATGA